Part of the Lucilia cuprina isolate Lc7/37 chromosome 5, ASM2204524v1, whole genome shotgun sequence genome is shown below.
TTTACGGAGTCgtcacaaaagaaaaatttaagatcTACTTTGTACTATGTAACCGCCGGAGGAGTATTAATAGTGGGTTTAAGTTATGCTGCCGTACCTTTATATAGAATGTTTTGTCAGGTAAGTGTgtgttttggttttgttttgaatttatacGATTGTTCATAACTTTACACAGGCCTATAGTTATGGTGGCACTACTAGTCAAGGTCATGATGCCGAAAAGGTGGAAAGCATGTTAAAGGTTGAAGATCGTATTATAAGAGTTAGATTTAATGCTGATTTAGCTGCCTCTATGCGTTGGAATTTTAAGCCCCaacaatatgaaataaaagtagCTCCCGGAGAGACTGCTTTAGCTTTTTATACAGCTAAAAATCCTACTGATTTACCTGTAATAGGTATTAGTACCTATAATGTTATACCTTTTGAGGCTGGagcttattttaataaaatacaatgtttttgttttgaggaACAAC
Proteins encoded:
- the LOC111682702 gene encoding cytochrome c oxidase assembly protein COX11, mitochondrial, with the translated sequence MFKFYRQLATTGLKSVKTLKQTKLYSTQPPRGNPFTESSQKKNLRSTLYYVTAGGVLIVGLSYAAVPLYRMFCQAYSYGGTTSQGHDAEKVESMLKVEDRIIRVRFNADLAASMRWNFKPQQYEIKVAPGETALAFYTAKNPTDLPVIGISTYNVIPFEAGAYFNKIQCFCFEEQQLNPHEEVDMPVFFYIDPEYVKDPKLENVDTITLSYTFFEAKDGLKLNFPAYAKPHNA